The following are encoded together in the Bactrocera neohumeralis isolate Rockhampton chromosome 6, APGP_CSIRO_Bneo_wtdbg2-racon-allhic-juicebox.fasta_v2, whole genome shotgun sequence genome:
- the LOC126763210 gene encoding probable serine/threonine-protein kinase kinX, which produces MGVRVFNCCAVLLAVFYVCFGATDAAAINGGPRSASARALTPANENVHAVRVARQAYSDEDESEEEDDIQAQNFAQQQQQQIPDDSQEDSDEDDADDDGDDDGTRRRRRDTQAAESAQSESPMHGESATVPEPLPAPATNGVTDAIEKEPEHSAEANAPTVAAAPNAPSRNTSVLILIRDALKKVTTLPTEQVATNALQYFQLFEHFIQQTIENVIGDDDDDEDEAAGVAATTIKPDGIFTPEEEEIIAGVEEILKEPELVNKQPTQEPKPAETPAAVENVVGETKPAPLPDMVTEEKPATAAVTAASAA; this is translated from the exons ATGGGTGTCCGTGTCTTTAACTGCTGTGCCG TTTTACTAGCGGTATTTTACGTGTGCTTTGGCGCCACTGACGCCGCCGCCATAAATGGTGGTCCTCGCAGCGCAAGCGCACGCGCCTTGACACCAGCCAACGAAAATGTGCACGCGGTGCGCGTCGCCCGTCAAGCATACTCTGATGAAGACGAATCTGAGGAGGAAGATGATATACAAGCGCAAAATTTcgcacaacagcagcaacaacaaatcccCGACGATTCACAAGAAGACAGCGATGAGGATGATGCCGATGATGATGGTGATGATGACGGCACACGCCGGCGTCGTCGCGATACACAGGCCGCAGAGAGTGCGCAATCTGAGTCACCAATGCATGGGGAAAGCGCCACAGTACCAGAACCTTTACCAGCGCCGGCCACAAACGGCGTGACCGATGCAATCGAGAAGGAACCCGAACACAGCGCTGAGGCTAACGCACCTACCGTGGCTGCTGCGCCTAACGCACCCTCACGCAATACTTCTGTACTCATACTCATACGCGATGCATTGAAGAAAGTGACCACACTGCCCACCGAGCAAGTGGCCACCAATGCGCTACAGTACTTCCAGCTCTTCGAACATTTCATACAACAGACCATAGAGAATGTGATtggcgatgatgatgatgatgaggatGAGGCTGCTGGTGTTGCGGCAACCACTATCAAGCCGGATGGTATTTTTACGCCGGAGGAAGAAGAGATTATTGCTGGTGTTGAAGAGATTCTGAAGGAACCCGAATTGGTCAATAAGCAACCAACTCAGGAACCGAAACCAGCTGAGACACCGGCGGCAGTAGAAAATGTAGTGGGTGAAACGAAACCAGCTCCTCTTCCGGACATGGTTACAGAAGAAAAACCAGCAACGGCTGCGGTAACAGCTGCAAGCGCGGCTTGA